The following are encoded together in the Capsulimonas corticalis genome:
- a CDS encoding UbiA family prenyltransferase: protein MKQWDNAMQSGRDFLALIRARDWWDSKLTFPLGVAYALAWRLHIPAHNLWSPLLLLMAAGITCAIFASIFNDLLDQREDRLAGKTTGMMRLSPAGQRATLAAVLASMTATAFLLRHNLAALLLYLSMWLLFTAYSLPPVRLKERGVWGALCLAVGEHLLFALLTIVLIAPKGGPAPAVWIGGMSVWAIAFGLRSTLWHQLDDARNDRVTGTATLGARRDPVFLRRLGERIVFPIELCAFGVILVLSGSSIAWILLAFYVALEWLRTRYLAANVTIVAPAVNFRFAMLEYYQFFFPVAYLLEYARVEQGAWVLLAAQLLLFPAPGWLMISHVAHILRWRVLSRIIHRWRRLTHNS from the coding sequence ATGAAACAGTGGGATAACGCCATGCAGTCCGGCCGGGATTTTCTTGCCTTGATTCGCGCGCGCGATTGGTGGGACTCCAAATTGACATTCCCGCTGGGCGTCGCCTACGCGCTCGCATGGCGCCTGCATATTCCAGCGCACAATCTCTGGAGCCCCCTGCTGCTTCTGATGGCGGCCGGGATCACTTGCGCCATCTTCGCCAGCATCTTCAACGATCTGCTGGATCAGCGCGAGGATCGTCTGGCCGGAAAAACGACCGGGATGATGCGGCTGTCGCCGGCCGGTCAGCGGGCGACGCTAGCGGCGGTCCTGGCGAGCATGACGGCGACGGCGTTTCTGCTGCGTCACAATCTGGCGGCGCTCCTCCTCTACTTATCGATGTGGCTCCTATTCACCGCGTACTCCCTCCCTCCGGTCCGCCTGAAGGAGCGGGGCGTCTGGGGGGCGCTGTGCCTCGCGGTGGGCGAGCATCTTTTGTTCGCGCTGCTTACCATCGTACTGATCGCTCCCAAGGGAGGTCCCGCGCCCGCCGTGTGGATCGGCGGAATGTCGGTTTGGGCCATCGCCTTCGGCCTGCGGAGCACCCTCTGGCATCAGCTCGATGACGCGCGGAACGACCGCGTTACGGGAACGGCGACTTTGGGCGCACGGCGCGACCCCGTCTTCCTGCGCCGTTTGGGCGAGCGGATCGTATTTCCGATCGAACTTTGCGCCTTCGGAGTCATCCTGGTCCTCAGCGGATCCTCCATCGCGTGGATACTGCTCGCGTTCTATGTCGCGTTAGAGTGGCTGCGCACCCGATACCTCGCCGCAAACGTCACCATTGTGGCTCCAGCCGTGAACTTCCGGTTCGCGATGCTGGAATACTATCAATTTTTCTTTCCGGTCGCCTATCTGCTCGAATACGCGCGCGTAGAACAGGGGGCATGGGTGCTCCTCGCCGCGCAGTTATTGCTGTTCCCCGCCCCTGGCTGGCTCATGATCTCGCATGTGGCGCATATCCTGCGATGGAGAGTGCTATCGCGTATCATTCATCGATGGCGGCGGCTCACACACAACAGTTAA